The Photobacterium sanguinicancri genome includes the window AAGCTGAATACAGCCGCAAATGTGAGTGATAGCAAGCCGAATTTGCCTATCGTATTACGTTTAGTATCAGACATCTGATATCTCCGATGGATCACGTTGATTGTAGGTGAGGAGGGGCTTACAGTGCTGTGACTGCAGTCCCTCTCTTGTTGTTTATTTCCGGATGTTTATTCCGGTTTTTATTATTTATTTAAGAAGTAGCCGTCTTCGATGGTGACTTTAAGCACCACTTTGCGTACGCGTTTTTCTGCTTGGTTATCGCCATGAAAACGGTAGGCTTTGCTGTTATCAAAAACGACGACTTGACCTTGGTGCAGCTCACGACTTTCTCCTCGACCTTGAAGGTATTCTCGGTCGGTTTCATCGCTATAAGCTGTGATTTGAGTTAACGCATTCTTGTCTGCAAATTCGATGGTTTCACTGCCTTCAAGGTAGTAATGCACATCGAAATAACGACGGTTACCTTCGAAGTATTCTGCGTTTACTGAAGCGGGTGTGGCTGATGTTTGGCTGTGGATCATGTACACCAAAGAATCACCAATAGAATGCATCACGCCATCTTTGATATTGCCAATGTTCTCTATGGCTTCGACACAACGATTCCATTTACGTCCTGCGCGATATACTGTTTTGAATTGTTCTAAGCTCTCTAACACGATCATGGTTTAGGCCTCGTTGCTGCTAGTGGAAGAAAGAGAGGGTTGGCTGAAAAAAACATTACCAAAGTCATGCTGCGCCATTGCATTTGCGCTGCAATCACCTGTTTGAAGCGGTAATAACGTTAGGCCATAACGGAAGCTATCCATGTAAACGCGATATGAATCGAGCACCTCGCTCCCCCAAGAGTTAGACCCTAAGCCCATGACTTGGTGATCGAGATTTAGCGTGATATAGCCGCTTTTCTCTAGTTCGATAGTGTGTTGCGCTTGGTGCAGGTTTTGGTTGGTGTAAAACCATGCACTGACGTTGATTTCTTGTTGAGGTTTTACCAAGATGCCGGCACCGCTTCGGTTGGTAAGCGCTGCCCAGCGCACGTGCTGACGATTGCCGTTATTTTGTGGGAATGGGTAGTTCTCGAACATGTCAGCAACCGTTGATTGATAAACATCGATCATGTTGGCTTGCTTGCTGTCTTGGTAGTTTTCTTCAGGCCCGCGACCGTAGTAGTTCACTTGATCGAACTGGCCATTAATGCCCAAATCTAAACCGATAACAGGAATAACATGCGGGTAATCACCATAGCGCTCACCACTTAGCTCAACATTTAGTTGGCCTTCGGCGTTAATTTGGTAGCGGTAGGTACAGCGCATCCCAAAGTCGAACACCGGCGGTGCGATAATGCTGGTGGTTGTGATTTCAACTGCGCCATTAACCTGCTCAACTTCAAGGCTGCGGAAATGTTCTTGCATGATTTGTAGATGAGCAGGCTCCCAGAGTCCTTCGTGTTCTTGCTTGTGGTTATCAACCATAGGTTTGAAGAAGTTCAGCTTAGGGGCTGAGGCAATGAGCTCTTCGCCATTAACCAGCCAAGAGGCCAACTTGCCGTTGATTTTTGAGAAATTCAGCGCGAAGTTTTGCCCTGTGATGGTGTAATCCAATCGGCTTTCTTTTATCTCTAGCTCGGTTGCATTGAGGTTGGTAAAGACAGGTAACTGAGCGGTATTTTTTTTGACGGCATATTGGTAAATCGCGATGTCGTGGTTTGCTTCGCTATACAGCGTGCGGGTGTCTTTGCGGACAGTGAAATTAACGAAAACTTCACGCTCATCAAGTTCTGGTAGCCTAATGTGAATGTCACGCTCAGAGTTTGCAGCCAAGTCTTCAAGTTTGATCTTGCTGCTCGCCAGTGTTTCTCCTTCAGCGCGAATATCAGCGGTGATGGTGTAGTCATCTAGATTGCTGAACCAAAGTTTATTCTCAACAATGAACTGACCTAGGGCTGCGTTAACCGCTCGGATTTTCACTGGGGCAATCACTTGCTTGTATTCTTTTAAGCCCGGCCCTGGTGTTTGATCTGAGTAGATTAAGCCATCCATGCAAAAGTTGTAGTTATTCGGATAATCGCCGTAATCACCACCGTACTTGTAGAATTCAGTACCCTGTTCATCACGCGCTAAAATGCCGTGATCACACCATTCCCAGACGTAGTGGCCTTGAATACTATCGTGCTTGTAGAATACATTTTGATATTCAGTTAAACCACCAGGGCCGTTGCCCATTGCATGGGCGTATTCACAGATAATGCGTGGCTTTTCATGTGGGTGTTCACCAAAGTGGTTCATCAGCTGAGCGCGTGAGTACATGGTCGAAATCACATCAACTACTTCTGCATCACGGTCTTCTTCATAGTGTACTAAGCGGGTGTCATCTATTGCCTTGGTGGCAGCGTACATAGCGTGAATATTGCAGCCGTAACCTGACTCATTACCCATAGACCACATGATGATTGAAGGGTGGTTCTTTTGCGCGTGTACGTGGCGAACAGCGCGGTCGACAAAAACGGCCTCCCATTCAGGATCCTTGGTAATACGGCTTAGATCGCCAACATTGGCAAAGCCGTGGGTTTCAACGTCGGTTTCTGCCATCACGAATAAACCGTAGATGTCACACAGTTCGTAGAAACGAGGATCGTTAGGGTAGTGCGCGGTACGTACTGAGTTGATGTTGTGCTGCTTCATTAACACAATATCTTTTTCTACGCGGTCCATTCCGACGGCGCGACCTTTAAGATGGTCGTTATCGTGGCGGTTGACACCATGTAGCATCAAGTATTGGTTGTTGACGTAGAACAAGCCATTACGCACTTTAATATCACGGAAACCGACACGCTGTGGAATGATTTCAAGTACCTTGCCTGAGCTGTCTTTAAGCGTAAGGACAAGTTGATATAGATAAGGGTTTTCAGCTGTCCAATGGATTGGGCTGACTATATCAATGGCAAATTGCACCTTGGAGAAGGAATCAATCGTTAGACTGTCGAGTGAGCCTTCTGCGACAACCTGACCTTGATCAAACAGTGCGTATTCAAGTGCAACCCCAGACGCTAGCGGGCTTGCTAGGTTTTCAATATCCGCGATACAAGTTAGGGTCGCGCTGCGGTAATCGTCAGCAAAGTCAGTGCGAACTGTTACATCTTGAACATGAACTTGTTCTTTACCGATAAGGTAAACATCACGGAAGATCCCTGCCGTCCACCACATGTCTTGATCTTCGATGTAAGTCGAATCTGCCCACTGCATTACAAGAACAGACAGCAAGTTTTCGCCTTGCTGTACGTGTTGTGAAATATCAAATTCAGCGGTTAAGCGGCTGCCTTTACTAAAGCCGACATATTCGCCGTTCACATAGACTTCAAAGTAAGTTTCCACCCCATCAAATTTGATAATGGTTTGTTTATCGCACCAGTTTTTGCCTAGGGTGAAAGTACGTTGGTAGGCACCTGTTGGGTTGTCGGAAGGAACAAAAGGCACATCAATAGGGAAAGGGAAACCTTCATCGGTGTACTGCAAATCACCGTGACCTTCCATTTGCCACATATTTGGCACCGTAATGTGATTCCACTCAGTCATTAATTGTGAGTAGAACGTATCTGGCACTAATAATGGATTAGTGAAGAAGTTAAAGTTCCATTGACCGCTAAGCTGCATAAAGTGGCTGCTTAATTCTCGTTGGAATGTTTGCGCA containing:
- the ebgA gene encoding beta-galactosidase subunit alpha; the encoded protein is MNNWENFLHLHENRMAPRAYFFSYDSVKSAQTFQRELSSHFMQLSGQWNFNFFTNPLLVPDTFYSQLMTEWNHITVPNMWQMEGHGDLQYTDEGFPFPIDVPFVPSDNPTGAYQRTFTLGKNWCDKQTIIKFDGVETYFEVYVNGEYVGFSKGSRLTAEFDISQHVQQGENLLSVLVMQWADSTYIEDQDMWWTAGIFRDVYLIGKEQVHVQDVTVRTDFADDYRSATLTCIADIENLASPLASGVALEYALFDQGQVVAEGSLDSLTIDSFSKVQFAIDIVSPIHWTAENPYLYQLVLTLKDSSGKVLEIIPQRVGFRDIKVRNGLFYVNNQYLMLHGVNRHDNDHLKGRAVGMDRVEKDIVLMKQHNINSVRTAHYPNDPRFYELCDIYGLFVMAETDVETHGFANVGDLSRITKDPEWEAVFVDRAVRHVHAQKNHPSIIMWSMGNESGYGCNIHAMYAATKAIDDTRLVHYEEDRDAEVVDVISTMYSRAQLMNHFGEHPHEKPRIICEYAHAMGNGPGGLTEYQNVFYKHDSIQGHYVWEWCDHGILARDEQGTEFYKYGGDYGDYPNNYNFCMDGLIYSDQTPGPGLKEYKQVIAPVKIRAVNAALGQFIVENKLWFSNLDDYTITADIRAEGETLASSKIKLEDLAANSERDIHIRLPELDEREVFVNFTVRKDTRTLYSEANHDIAIYQYAVKKNTAQLPVFTNLNATELEIKESRLDYTITGQNFALNFSKINGKLASWLVNGEELIASAPKLNFFKPMVDNHKQEHEGLWEPAHLQIMQEHFRSLEVEQVNGAVEITTTSIIAPPVFDFGMRCTYRYQINAEGQLNVELSGERYGDYPHVIPVIGLDLGINGQFDQVNYYGRGPEENYQDSKQANMIDVYQSTVADMFENYPFPQNNGNRQHVRWAALTNRSGAGILVKPQQEINVSAWFYTNQNLHQAQHTIELEKSGYITLNLDHQVMGLGSNSWGSEVLDSYRVYMDSFRYGLTLLPLQTGDCSANAMAQHDFGNVFFSQPSLSSTSSNEA
- a CDS encoding beta-galactosidase subunit beta; the protein is MIVLESLEQFKTVYRAGRKWNRCVEAIENIGNIKDGVMHSIGDSLVYMIHSQTSATPASVNAEYFEGNRRYFDVHYYLEGSETIEFADKNALTQITAYSDETDREYLQGRGESRELHQGQVVVFDNSKAYRFHGDNQAEKRVRKVVLKVTIEDGYFLNK